TACGTGGTTTCAGATGTTAAAACAGTTCTAAAATCATTACAAATTAGAGTGGTAAAATTCAAGATTACACAGATTGAACAATTGCAGACAGTAAATGGAAATTTTAAGAATGTCACAACATTTTCTTGTGGTCTGAAACTGACCACCACAAATGCACAGTTAGTATTTGGTATTGGTAGATCTTTCCAGAATAATGCTTTATGGAAGAAAGCAATTACGTAGGTTACACGAGTCATTGATACTATGATCGGAAACGAAGAgtaagaatctaaatgacttCAATGCCCAGTTTGAGTTTACAAATCTTTGTCgatgaaatattataattattatctaaaataacTTGTTGTTTGCACGTATCTCTTTACGTGATAGAAGGATACAGTGAGATTCAATTGGGTTGATAAGACTTTCTCATCAAACAAATAGTTACAACGTACGACTAATGGCGGCTGGTCTCATTCATAATCATGCATCTTCATCATGCACTGTGTTTTTATCTTggaatatattaatttcaaaaaatgatacactcttgtttaatttttaaagtttattttttttttatattataagaatatttatgattatatattttgtaaagatttttttttcttgttgtaaGTTGCGTgagattaaaaattatgagggagAGGAAAAGAGAAATATTGGAGTATGGGAACATGATGAAGAACATGAATTGTGTGGCCTATGAAAAGCAATGGAAACAGACTGATAAAGATTGGTGTGGACCATGAGGatcatgttatttaattttgcgTAGTGAATCATTTTATTCCATAAtatgattgaagaaaaatatatatattcccATATTCCACGATGATGACGAAGATGAACATTTGTGTGGTTGCAAACAGTCAACTTTGGGCAAACCTCatccaaattttataaatatattaatatggtttttattttggaaaagaaagtggaagaaaaaCAATCAAGTACTGTTTTTTTACGTATTATTTTATAGCAAACCATTGTGCCTTTTCagaaaagagattaaaaatgatatttgtaaaaatctaaaatagcatcatataaaaaatattcatattttttttttaagttttagattaagaataatatcaatttctttaatgaATTAGATTCAAGTCACGTTATATCAAACTTAGAATGATAATTATGTTGAAATTTGTTtacaattttaacaaatttattaaagttttatcattttttgcTATTTATggaaattttcaaatcaaaattattgaaTTGAATACAATATACACTTATTTAAATCCtcattttcataaaagtttgaTGCAACCTTTACTGAGATTCGGACTTTATTACAATGTagatttatgaaatattaagaattatataactatataagattagaaataatataattcttaaattataggttatttaattatgaaatatgtaGGGTCATAtgataaaacttatatttattgaaaaagcaaTTCATTTCATTGTGAAATATGAGTAATTAAGGAGATACGAATAAAATCCAAGGTTTAAGTTTGAATGTTTTGTTGGAGTAAATCCATATGAAGTATGGTAAAGTAATTCAAAACTTGATCCGAAAATTTCTCCTTTTCAAATAAGGATTTAGGCCGAATGCAGACTTaaataaatgagtaaaaaaatataagtaaaacacaattatttcacctgcaataaaaaaactataaaaataaatgatttcaaaatttataaagattattaataactttcttatttaaataccagtaaaatatgtgttttgtaaaataaaatatttttaaaataattatttttctaaattattatgttcatataattgtttttctaaaaaaaattattattgggaagttatttttcaaatcaaattttttgaaatcattactttttaaaaattcaaaattataaattattttctttcatttttaaataagaagaaaaacaaatcttGAAGTCATTGATTAACTGACTAAATTACAGTAGATTAGTTTTATTTACAACTAGATATTACAAGTAAAAATTGTGAAAGATactaaatagatatttttaataaataataatggattcatatatttaattaaccGCTTGTTGATATAGTGAATATGTATATCATCGTATCTGAGCCATAATCATTATATTTGACTTGTTACTAGTGAAtaattattagtaaattttatttaaatatttttaaaaaatttaagtgatcaaaataaaatagttagagaaaagaatattaaccatgtaataatcatttaaaatttgattttatatatttgtattttttcatttaaaaatatgaagttGAAGGTATTTCTTTaaaggttaatttttaaaaattaaaatttggattaaatatattattagtttttaaattcgaacataaaattatatttcgttattatctaaaattttaatacaattaagttattgaaattaaaaaaaaaagaataaatataatcaattgaatgaatttttctttgaagtgataaataatattttaaatcagtTTTTAATTGTTAACATCATTTAACATGCTCAAGCTGGAATGTGTAACTAGAACATCATTTAACacgtaaataaaaaattaatatcaatgaGTTAAAAGAACTATattaatctaatttttaaatttgagtttcaaaaattggaataaaaactaattccaaaatttctttttagagattaaaaaacatttaaatttatttcttaaaaagtcaaaaattatttgcattaatgttttattaaattattttttaaattgtacataaaaattgtttttcatttaaatttatgttttaaatattgatttttaagtacttttatttaaaatttaaacaaaataaactataaaaaataattattgatatcCATTAATATGgtacatatgaaaaaaaaatctgatagtattgtttttaatatttaaccaATAACGAAACAgatgacaataataataataataaaattagacaTGATGCCGACCCGTAATGCATAATATTATTTgagtaaaaaagttttaaaacatgttaacttttgaaaaaatctGTGTTTTTATCTGCTCTCAAGTGTCCTTTCCCATTtccttcaaattaaataatataaaaaaaaaaagaaaaaacgaaaaagaaaggaaaaggaaacacAATAAAGGAAGAGGAGTTTCAATTGAGGATTTGAttgtttatttcaaataaatagtaATGTTGCTTTCTgaaaaaagaatgtaaaaggatttttgtttttttcctttaatcATGAGAAGGAACACAAgcaatgaaatatattttttttatccaaagtGAAAACACAGATAGCAGacaatgttttttctttgaattagaCCTATACATGTGATGATTTGATCGTCCCGTGATGTCTGCTGTCTCTAAAGGTTTGAATTAGAACCCTACTTCCTTTCACACGgcctaaaaacaatttttaaccCCTCAAAATTGGACAAGTTTCTACCACTAGCACAAGCATACATCATTCCATCAAATAACTCCATTACTTTGGCATATAAACAAACATGTGCTGTGccacatattttaaattattgaacagcacacataaattaaattcgtTGTGAAAAAAGGGTGAGGAGAAGAGTTATTCCATGCTCTGTTGCTACTCCCTCCCCGCCAATCTCGACTACTTTTTCTACCAACCGTTATTGCAATCAAATCAAAGAATCTAAATGACCactgttttattttactttccaAAAGGGAGAAAGTAGAGGGAATTTAATCACTAATCCTGAAATTTACAACTGTTCTTTTAACTAgaacaaaaaacacaaataatccACACAGCACACAGCACAAAGCTACAAAATTATACTTCCTTAAAGCATCAACCCATAACCACGACAAACTAAAGTGTCATAACTCACAGTTCCACACACTACATTtacttcatatatattttttttaaaatatatatctacaCTCTCCATTCTATCACGTGAAGTGATGCGTTTCTCCACTTTCTTGCGTGACAGCAGATACTACAAGAATACCAAAATTTACATACAAGGAGGACTCACGCGTCCCACGCACACTacacttttatctttttcttttttttttgtaacgtaaaatttaacttaaaattaattaacacaaCCTATGGTTttgattaactttttttttttggaatttggaAAGGATTAAAATCAGACGGTGAGTGATGTGACACGTAGGAAGAGTTCAGGGCGAACCCTTGCTGGCGTAGGAGTTCACGAGGGCCAAAGCGTTGCTGGTGAACTTCTTAACGTTGGTGACGCGATTGCATACATCCGCTTTCACGGGACATTCCGGTACGTCCTGGAATCCGTCCGTACAGGTCTCCTCGTCGGTGAGTGCGGCGCTCATCCACGTTTGCACGTTGCTCATCTGGAAGAGGAAGGATTCGGAGCCCTCGCCGGCTGCGCCAATCTGCCGCATCTGCTTCAGAGACCCGCGGATTTCGTCCACGGCGTCGCCAAGGTTCGAGAAGCAGTCGTGCAGCGCCATCGCCGCGCGCGTGCCACTCGTGCCATAGTCGGCTTCGTGCGTTAGGTTGGAGATGTAGGACGCGACGCGGTGGGCCTTGGAGAGACTGACGCCGATGGCCACGCGCGCCAACTGGCCGGGGTTCTGCTGCACCGCATTGGCGTAGCGGGAGAGGGAGGTGAAGCACACGTCGGGGTATAGAGTGGAGTTGCAGCTTGAGCGGATGAACTCGGTGTCGCCGTCGTCAGGCGCAGGGGCCGAAACGTCGTCTGCGGCGGCGGGCGCCGGAGAGAATGTGGCTGCGAAGAGGAAGAGACTGAGGAGGAGATGGTGAAGGCGAAGGTGTTGGGTTCTCATTGTTATAGTTTGGTTCTGTTTCTGTTATGGGTTTGTTTGTTGGTTTGTGTGAGTATCGTGTGTCCGTGAGTGAGAGAGAAATGAAGAGGGGTTTTTGTAGGCACCAGTTTAGCGTGAAATTACTTCCAGCTTCCTCCTTTCAACTCAAATAACAATATTGCCATCCACTCTATTTCTATCTCCAAATGCAAGATTAAAATGATGAATCCaacgttttttattttatttttattaagaaattgcTTTATTGATTACGTTACCTTATTTTTTCCGTTTAATTTGGATGCTTTGAAATGTTAattgaatgagaaagaaaagtagCATTTGAGCTAGTAATGAATTGCAGCACGTTGCTTTTACGTTATTCACGAAGAAGCTATAATACATAGCTTCTATCTCTTTGATAAAACAGATGTAATTTTCCAGGTTGTGGATGACAATCAGAACGGGACGTCACAGgaatttttaccacttttgtaCTCAC
This genomic stretch from Vigna radiata var. radiata cultivar VC1973A chromosome 7, Vradiata_ver6, whole genome shotgun sequence harbors:
- the LOC106766805 gene encoding pectinesterase inhibitor 7, with amino-acid sequence MRTQHLRLHHLLLSLFLFAATFSPAPAAADDVSAPAPDDGDTEFIRSSCNSTLYPDVCFTSLSRYANAVQQNPGQLARVAIGVSLSKAHRVASYISNLTHEADYGTSGTRAAMALHDCFSNLGDAVDEIRGSLKQMRQIGAAGEGSESFLFQMSNVQTWMSAALTDEETCTDGFQDVPECPVKADVCNRVTNVKKFTSNALALVNSYASKGSP